In Corylus avellana chromosome ca2, CavTom2PMs-1.0, the following proteins share a genomic window:
- the LOC132168574 gene encoding wall-associated receptor kinase-like 20 translates to MTTLLRMFLMFLVPILLSHVSADNACPKCGSTEVPYPLSTDGSCGNSRYRVYCNNGVLEFLSGGGFYYKILSINPSAYKLVISPPPIKKDTCYSSDFASEGLKLDESLPFNVSTHNTVMLLNCTDNILRSPLNCSSSSFCRLYEEEVEEASGCRNTLCCHYLKDSAMTSHMIRVRAGGCSAYTSVVDLKLGAPLDSWNYGIELQWVPPN, encoded by the coding sequence ATGACCACTTTACTGAGGATGTTTCTGATGTTTCTTGTGCCCATTTTACTCTCCCACGTGTCAGCAGACAATGCTTGCCCAAAATGTGGTAGCACTGAAGTTCCATACCCTCTAAGCACTGATGGCAGCTGTGGAAACTCTCGCTACAGAGTCTACTGCAACAATGGCGTTCTTGAGTTCTTGTCAGGAGGAGGATTTTACTACAAAATCCTCAGCATTAACCCGAGTGCTTATAAGCTTGTTATAAGCCCACCGCCAATAAAGAAAGACACGTGTTATTCTTCTGATTTTGCTTCTGAGGGATTAAAGCTGGACGAGAGCTTGCCCTTCAACGTTTCTACTCACAACACTGTCATGCTGCTGAACTGCACCGACAACATTCTCAGGTCGCCTCTCAACTGTTCTTCAAGCAGCTTTTGCAGGCTGTACgaggaggaggtggaggaggCAAGTGGGTGTAGAAACACCCTTTGCTGCCATTACTTGAAGGATTCTGCCATGACTTCACATATGATTAGGGTAAGGGCTGGAGGGTGCAGTGCTTATACCTCTGTGGTGGATCTCAAGCTTGGAGCCCCTTTGGATTCTTGGAACTATGGCATTGAGCTGCAATGGGTGCCCCCCAACTGA
- the LOC132170323 gene encoding eukaryotic translation initiation factor 3 subunit A-like gives MAFAKPENALKRAEELINVGQKQDALQALHDIITSRRYRAWQKTHEKIMFKYVELCVEMRRGRFAKDGLIQYRIVCQQVNVTSLEEVIKHFMHLSTEKAEQARSQAQALEEALDVDDLEADKRPEDLMLSYVSGEKGKDRSDRELVTPWFKFLWETYRTVLEILRNNSKLEALYAMTAHRAFQFCKQYKRTTEFRRLCEIIRNHLANLNKYRDQRDRPDLSAPESLQLYLDTRLEQLKIATELGLWQEAFRSVEDIHGLMCMVKKTPKPSLMVVYYAKLTEIFRISASHLYHAYAWFKLFSLQKSFNKNLSQKDLQLIASSVVLAALSVPPYDHTRGSSHLELENEKERNLRMANLIGFNLDLKLNSGELLSRSNLLSELVSKGVLSCATQEVKDLYHVLEHEFLPLDLVSKIQPLLTKISNLSGKLSSAPSVPEVQLSKYVPALEKLATLRLLQQVSQVYQTLKIDNLSQMIPFFEFSVVEKISVDAVKHNFLSMKVDHMKGVVLFGNSGLQSGGFKDHLNILAESLNKVRAKVCPPVNKASKLGEMLPSLADLVDKEHKRLLARKSIIEHRKEEQEHLLLEMERNAEIKRKKQQQIAEEEEKKRLATEIEKRRNQMILDDIRDKEIEQAKALLQDVGKRNKKMRKSILEGENVTKQTIMEMALSEQLRERQEMEKKLQKLAKTMDYLERAKREEAAPLIEAAFQRRLVEEKVLHEREQQLEVELSRQRHDGDLREKNRMARMLENKITFQERVVHLRQVEYDRHRAEREDQIQQMLQARRQEREALRKKIFFVRNEEEKQRKLHEEEEARKREEAERQRKLDEERRAKLDEIAEKQRQRERELEEKERQRREALLGRATDGSPRLTETPVGSRLLEPGVAAPAAAAAAPAAAAPAAAGTAGKYVPRFRRDRTEGSGQAPSPEPDRWGRQDDQTSQPSSDRWRSDDRNSSFGGGGSRSTWSSARIPPRGGSGR, from the exons ATGGCTTTTGCTAAACCAGAGAATGCTTTAAAGCGAGCTGAAG AGCTGATAAATGTTGGGCAAAAGCAAGATGCCTTGCAAGCCCTTCATGATATTATAACCTCAAGGAGATATCGAGCTTGGCAAAAGACACATGAAAAGATTATGTTTAAGTATGTAGAGCTTTGTGTTGAGATGAGGAGGGGTAGATTTGCCAAGGATGGTCTGATTCAATACCGCATTGTGTGCCAGCAAGTGAATGTTACTTCTTTAGAGGAGGTGATTAAGCATTTCATGCACCTCTCCACTGAGAAAGCTGAGCAGGCTCGTAGTCAGGCACAAGCCCTGGAAGAAGCTCTTGATGTTGATGACCTAGAAGCTGATAAAAGGCCAGAAGATCTGATGCTAAGTTATGTCAGTGGAGAGAAAGGAAAGGATAGGTCTGATCGTGAACTTGTTACCCCTTGGTTCAAGTTTTTGTGGGAGACTTATAGAACAGTGCTTGAAATCTTACGTAACAACTCAAAGTTGGAGGCACTTTATGCG ATGACGGCACACCGGGCTTTCCAGTTCTGCAAGCAATACAAACGAACGACAGAGTTTCGCAGGTTGTGTGAAATTATCAGGAATCATCTAGCTAATCTTAACAAATATCGAGACCAAAGGGACCGCCCTGACCTGTCTGCGCCTGAGAGTCTGCAGCTGTATCTGGATACAAGACTTGAACAGCTAAAGATTGCTACTGAACTTGGACTCTGGCAg GAAGCGTTTCGTTCTGTTGAAGATATCCATGGATTAATGTGCATGGTTAAGAAAACGCCAAAGCCATCCTTGATGGTGGTTTATTATGCTAAGCTAACTGAAATCTTCCGGATCTCAGCTAGCCATCTTTATCATGCTTATGCGTGGTTTAAGCTTTTCTCGCTTCAGAAAAGCTTCAATAAGAATTTAAGCCAGAAGGATTTGCAATTGATAGCTTCGTCCGTTGTGTTGGCTGCACTTTCTGTGCCCCCCTATGATCATACTCGTGGTTCATCCCATTTGGAActtgaaaatgagaaagaacGCAACTTGAGGATGGCTAATCTTATAGGATTCAATCTTGACCTTAAACTTAACAGTGGAGAACTG CTATCAAGGTCAAACCTTCTCTCAGAACTG GTGTCAAAAGGTGTTTTGAGCTGTGCAACTCAGGAAGTAAAAGATCTTTACCATGTGCTAGAGCATGAGTTTCTCCCTCTGGATCTTGTGTCGAAGATACAGCCCTTGTTGACCAAGATCTCAAATCTTTCGGGAAAGCTTTCTTCAGCTCCCTCTGTTCCTGAAGTTCAACTGTCCAAATACGTTCCTGCCCTGGAAAAGCTTGCTACCCTGAGGTTGCTTCAGCAG GTGTCTCAGGTGTATCAGACACTGAAAATCGATAATTTATCTCAGATGATCcccttttttgaattttccGTTGTGGAGAAGATTTCCGTGGATGCTGTTAAACACAATTTCTTATCTATGAAAGTTGACCATATGAAGGGTGTCGTATTATTTGGTAATTCG GGCCTTCAATCAGGCGGCTTCAAGGATCACTTGAATATTCTTGCTGAATCCCTGAATAAAGTGAGGGCCAAGGTTTGTCCACCTGTGAATAAAGCATCAAAACTAGGAGAAATGTTGCCTAGTTTGGCAGATCTTGTGGATAAGGAGCACAAGAGGCTTCTTGCTCGAAAATCAATCATTGAGCACCGGAAGGAAGAACAGGAACATTTACTTTTGGAAATG GAACGTAATGCAgagataaaaaggaaaaaacaacagCAGATtgctgaagaggaagagaagaagaggctCGCAACTGAGATTGAGAAGAGGAGGAATCAAATGATACTTGATGACATACGGGACAAGGAGATAGAACAAGCAAAAGCTCTACTTCAGGATGTTGGAAAACGCAATAAGAAAATGAGGAAGTCAATTTTAGAAGGA GAAAATGTGACGAAGCAAACTATAATGGAGATGGCCCTGAGTGAGCAGCTCAGGGAGAGGCAGGAAATGGAgaagaaattacaaaaactaGCTAAAACAATGGATTATTTAGAAAGAGCAAAAAGAGAAGAGGCAGCTCCCTTGATTGAAGCTGCATTTCAACGACGTTTAGTAGAAGAGAAGGTGCTTCATGAACGTGAGCAGCAG TTAGAGGTTGAGCTAAGCAGACAGCGCCATGATGGGGACCTCAGGGAGAAGAATAGAATGGCACGGATGTTAGAAAATAAG ATAACATTCCAGGAAAGAGTGGTGCACCTTCGGCAAGTAGAGTATGACAGACATAGAGCAGAGAGAGAGGACCAAATCCAGCAAATGCTTCAGGCTCGGAGACAGGAGAGGGAGGctctgagaaaaaaaatatttttcgtgcGGAATGAAGAGGAGAAACAGAGAAAGCTGCATGAAGAGGAGGAAGCTCGCAAACGGGAAG AGGCTGAGAGGCAAAGGAAGCTAGACGAGGAACGCAGGGCCAAATTGGATGAGATTGCTGAGAAGCAGAGGCAAAGAGAGCgggaattagaagaaaaagaaaggcagAGGAGAGAAGCTCTCTTGGGGAGAGCAACTGATGGGTCTCCTAGGCTTACTGAGACTCCTGTTGGTTCCCGCTTATTGGAGCCTGGAGTTGCCGctcctgctgctgctgctgcagcACCTGCTGCTGCCGCGCCTGCTGCTGCCGGCACTGCCGGGAAATACGTGCCTAGGTTCCGGCGAGATAGAACTGAAGGCTCTGGGCAAGCACCATCTCCAGAACCAGATCGATGGGGCAGGCAGGATGATCAGACATCCCAACCTAGTAGTGATAGGTGGCGTAGTGATGATCGCAACTCCTCCTTTGGTGGTGGCGGCTCAAGGTCCACTTGGTCCTCAGCCAGAATCCCTCCGCGTGGTGGATCAGGACGCTGA
- the LOC132168576 gene encoding wall-associated receptor kinase-like 20, whose product MALMTCVEVGTEAEICLDTMHITEVPYPLSTDGSCGNSLYRVYCNNGVLEFLSGGEFYYKILSINPSAYKLVISPPPIKKDTCYSSDFASGGLKLDESLPFNVSTHNTVLLLNCTDNILNSPLNCSANASSFCRLYEEEVEEASGCRNTLCCHYLKDSAMFSHMIRVRAGSCSAYTSVVDLKLGAHLDSWNYGIEQQWVPPQLSFGCWASHAIQ is encoded by the exons ATGGCACTTATGACATGTGTTGAAGTTGGCACTGAAGCTGAAATTTGCTTGGATACAATGCACAT CACTGAAGTTCCATACCCTCTAAGCACTGATGGCAGCTGTGGAAACTCTCTCTACAGAGTCTACTGCAACAATGGCGTTCTTGAGTTCTTGTCAGGAGGAGAATTTTACTACAAAATCCTCAGCATTAACCCGAGTGCTTATAAGCTTGTTATAAGCCCACCGCCAATAAAGAAAGACACGTGTTATTCTTCTGATTTTGCTTCTGGGGGATTAAAGCTGGACGAGAGCTTGCCCTTCAACGTTTCTACTCACAACACTGTCTTGCTGCTGAACTGCACCGACAACATTCTCAATTCTCCTCTCAACTGTTCTGCAAATGCAAGCAGCTTTTGCAGGCTGTACgaggaggaggtggaggaggCAAGTGGGTGTAGAAACACCCTTTGCTGCCATTACTTGAAGGATTCTGCCATGTTTTCACATATGATTAGGGTGAGGGCTGGAAGCTGCAGTGCTTATACCTCTGTGGTGGATCTGAAGCTTGGAGCCCATTTGGATTCTTGGAACTATGGCATTGAGCAACAATGGGTGCCCCCCCAACTAAGTTTTGGTTGTTGGGCGAGTCATGCTATTCAATAG
- the LOC132172339 gene encoding probable protein phosphatase 2C 5 isoform X1 — MSQVEVSRMKTLVPLATLIGRELRNEKVEKPFVKYGQAALAKKGEDYFLIKPDCQWVPGNPSTSFSVFAIFDGHNGISAAIFAKENLLANVLSAIPQGINRDEWLQALPRALVAGFVKTDIEFQQKGETSGTTVTFVVIDGWTITVASVGDSRCILDTQGGVVSLLTVDHRLEENAEERERVTASGGEVGRLNVFGGNEVGPLRCWPGGLCLSRSIGDTDVGEFIVPVPHVKQVKLSNAGGRLIIASDGIWDALSSDMAAKSCRGLPAELAAKLVVKEALRSRGLKDDTTCLVVDIIPCDHPVLPPTPRKKQNMFSSLVFGKKYQNSMNKSTSKRSAVGVVEELFEEGSAMLAERLGKDFPLNSNSGLVRCAVCQVDQPPGDGITVNSGPFFSLASKPWEGPFLCTNCRKKKDAMEGKRRAVAQ, encoded by the exons ATGAGCCAAGTGGAAGTGTCGAGGATGAAGACTCTTGTTCCACTTGCGACTCTAATTGGCCGTGAGCTTAGGAATGAGAAGGTTGAGAAACCTTTTGTGAAGTATGGACAGGCAGCTTTGGCAAAGAAAGGAGAGGATTACTTCCTAATAAAACCCGATTGCCAGTGGGTTCCTGGGAATCCGTCGAcatcattttctgtttttgcg ATTTTTGATGGGCATAATGGTATATCAGCTGCTATCTTTGCAAAGGAGAATTTATTGGCTAATGTTTTAAGTGCAATTCCTCAAGGAATCAATAGGGACGAGTGGCTTCAAGCCCTTCCCCGGGCGCTAGTTGCAGGTTTTGTGAAAACTGACATAGAATTTCAGCAGAAAG GAGAGACTTCTGGGACGACAGTTACATTTGTTGTGATTGATGGTTGGACTATCACTGTTGCATCTGTTGGTGATTCGCGATGCATATTGGACACCCAAGGCGGTGTGGTTTCTCTCTTGACTGTTGATCACAGGCTGGAAGAGAAtgcagaagagagagagcgtgTCACTGCTAGTGGGGGTGAAGTAGGAAggctcaatgtatttggggGAAATGAG GTTGGCCCCCTCCGCTGCTGGCCTGGTGGATTATGCCTTTCTAGGTCAATTGGTGACACAGATGTTGGAGAATTCATTGTCCCAGTGCCTCATGTTAAGCAAGTGAAA CTTTCAAATGCTGGAGGAAGACTTATAATTGCTTCTGATGGTATCTGGGATGCTTTATCTTCTGATATGGCTGCCAAATCTTGTCGAGGTTTACCTGCAGAGCTTGCTGCAAAGCTTGTTGTGAAG GAGGCTCTGAGGTCAAGGGGCCTGAAGGATGATACAACCTGCCTTGTTGTCGACATTATCCCATGTGACCATCCTGTTTTACCACCAACACCAAGGAAGAAACAGAACATGTTCAGTTCACTAGTCTTTGGAAAGAAATATCAGAATTCTATGAACAAATCAACAAGTAAGCGTTCGGCTGTCGGGGTTGTGGAAGAGTTGTTTGAAGAGGGTTCTGCTATGCTCGCAGAAAg GCTGGGTAAGGATTTTCCTCTGAACTCGAACTCTGGGCTTGTCCGGTGTGCAGTCTGCCAAGTAGATCAACCCCCTGGTGATGGAATAACAGTAAATTCAGGGCCTTTCTTCTCACTGGCATCAAAACCATGGGAAGGCCCCTTCCTCTGCACTAATTGTCGGAAGAAGAAAGATGCCATGGAAGGAAAAAGGCGAGCAGTGGCACAGTGA
- the LOC132171051 gene encoding single-stranded DNA-binding protein, mitochondrial, with the protein MGSLAVRFAKLLRPSNSITPTSSLVISVQRSSKSWCSTVPFNTDNDDGKKDDVKEDFDDFLGEKVEELQPQGVDPRRGWGFRGVHKAILCGKVGQVPVQKNLRNGRMVTIFTVGTGGMFDQRIVGAKDLPKPAQWHRIAVHNDALGTYAVQQLVKNSSVYVEGDIETRVYNDAINGEVKNIPEICVRRDGKIRLIRAGESLSSISFEELREGLF; encoded by the exons ATGGGTTCACTCGCTGTGCGATTCGCAAAGCTTTTGAGACCCTCTAATTCTATCACACCCACGTCTTCTCTTg TGATTAGTGTGCAAAGAAGCTCAAAGTCGTGGTGCTCGACTGTGCCATTCAATACTGACAATGATGATGGAAAGAAAGATGATGTGAAAGAAGATTTTGATGACTTTCTCGGTGAGAAGGTAGAGGAGTTACAACCCCAAGGCGTGGATCCCAGAAGGGGTTGGGGTTTTCGTGGTGTCCACAAG GCAATTTTATGTGGAAAAGTCGGGCAAGTCCCTGTGCAGAAGAACTTGAGAAATGGCCGAATGGTAACTATCTTTACGGTTGGAACAGGGGGCATGTTCGACCAAAGAATTGTAGGAGCAAAAGACTTGCCTAAGCCAGCTCAGTGGCATCGAATTGCTGTGCATAATGACGCACTTGGAACATATGCTGTGCAACAGCTTGTCAAAAA CTCTTCGGTTTATGTTGAGGGTGACATTGAAACTAGAGTTTACAATGATGCCATCAATGGTGAAGTTAAAAATATTCCAGAGATATGTGTTCGTCGTGACG GGAAAATTCGCCTCATAAGGGCTGGAGAAAGTCTCAGCAGTATTTCCTTTGAGGAGCTTC GAGAAGGATTGTTTTAA
- the LOC132172339 gene encoding probable protein phosphatase 2C 5 isoform X2, translating to MSQVEVSRMKTLVPLATLIGRELRNEKVEKPFVKYGQAALAKKGEDYFLIKPDCQWVPGNPSTSFSVFARPSGASLLLPNGINRDEWLQALPRALVAGFVKTDIEFQQKGETSGTTVTFVVIDGWTITVASVGDSRCILDTQGGVVSLLTVDHRLEENAEERERVTASGGEVGRLNVFGGNEVGPLRCWPGGLCLSRSIGDTDVGEFIVPVPHVKQVKLSNAGGRLIIASDGIWDALSSDMAAKSCRGLPAELAAKLVVKEALRSRGLKDDTTCLVVDIIPCDHPVLPPTPRKKQNMFSSLVFGKKYQNSMNKSTSKRSAVGVVEELFEEGSAMLAERLGKDFPLNSNSGLVRCAVCQVDQPPGDGITVNSGPFFSLASKPWEGPFLCTNCRKKKDAMEGKRRAVAQ from the exons ATGAGCCAAGTGGAAGTGTCGAGGATGAAGACTCTTGTTCCACTTGCGACTCTAATTGGCCGTGAGCTTAGGAATGAGAAGGTTGAGAAACCTTTTGTGAAGTATGGACAGGCAGCTTTGGCAAAGAAAGGAGAGGATTACTTCCTAATAAAACCCGATTGCCAGTGGGTTCCTGGGAATCCGTCGAcatcattttctgtttttgcg CGACCAAGTGGAGCATCACTATTACTCCCTAATG GAATCAATAGGGACGAGTGGCTTCAAGCCCTTCCCCGGGCGCTAGTTGCAGGTTTTGTGAAAACTGACATAGAATTTCAGCAGAAAG GAGAGACTTCTGGGACGACAGTTACATTTGTTGTGATTGATGGTTGGACTATCACTGTTGCATCTGTTGGTGATTCGCGATGCATATTGGACACCCAAGGCGGTGTGGTTTCTCTCTTGACTGTTGATCACAGGCTGGAAGAGAAtgcagaagagagagagcgtgTCACTGCTAGTGGGGGTGAAGTAGGAAggctcaatgtatttggggGAAATGAG GTTGGCCCCCTCCGCTGCTGGCCTGGTGGATTATGCCTTTCTAGGTCAATTGGTGACACAGATGTTGGAGAATTCATTGTCCCAGTGCCTCATGTTAAGCAAGTGAAA CTTTCAAATGCTGGAGGAAGACTTATAATTGCTTCTGATGGTATCTGGGATGCTTTATCTTCTGATATGGCTGCCAAATCTTGTCGAGGTTTACCTGCAGAGCTTGCTGCAAAGCTTGTTGTGAAG GAGGCTCTGAGGTCAAGGGGCCTGAAGGATGATACAACCTGCCTTGTTGTCGACATTATCCCATGTGACCATCCTGTTTTACCACCAACACCAAGGAAGAAACAGAACATGTTCAGTTCACTAGTCTTTGGAAAGAAATATCAGAATTCTATGAACAAATCAACAAGTAAGCGTTCGGCTGTCGGGGTTGTGGAAGAGTTGTTTGAAGAGGGTTCTGCTATGCTCGCAGAAAg GCTGGGTAAGGATTTTCCTCTGAACTCGAACTCTGGGCTTGTCCGGTGTGCAGTCTGCCAAGTAGATCAACCCCCTGGTGATGGAATAACAGTAAATTCAGGGCCTTTCTTCTCACTGGCATCAAAACCATGGGAAGGCCCCTTCCTCTGCACTAATTGTCGGAAGAAGAAAGATGCCATGGAAGGAAAAAGGCGAGCAGTGGCACAGTGA